The Molothrus ater isolate BHLD 08-10-18 breed brown headed cowbird chromosome 1, BPBGC_Mater_1.1, whole genome shotgun sequence genome includes a window with the following:
- the WIPF3 gene encoding WAS/WASL-interacting protein family member 3 isoform X3, translated as MVFPFFTASSELPKLRKDEQKARNALLADIQQGTRLRKVTQINDRSAPQIEKPKGANRDGGNPAVNKGGSQQPLGGLFAGGFPVLRPAGQRDMTAGKLSGGRAASPRPSAPPSSGAAKANSTPSQPAEVPRAAVPPEPPGTSRAAAGAGPGRPSLPAPPPPPPASSKPSLTFPPPPPVPPPADRPAKGVSPGAAPPAPLPPPQADKPTKPQAGAPPPPPPPPPPPLPSVPPCGLPGRAAEASAAAAAPAEGRDCPPPAPPPPPPPHGHPPPANRLSFSPSPAFSGADVPPPLPPKSPHVLSQFHKPSNIQSLPLPPTPGPPQPAAVGETRKKRPGRGAGTGAGKLVTPPQPPARSPTTELTSKSGVSAWATTHDPYTPLKNGNMHIIDDFESKFTFHSVEDFPPPDEFKPFQKTYPSKIPRDPSKNPPLRTHVR; from the exons ATggtatttccatttttcaca GCAAGCTCTGAGCTACCAAAATTGCGAAAGGACGAGCAGAAAGCACGAAACGCGCTCTTGGCTGATATCCAGCAGGGAACTCGCCTAAGGAAAGTGACCCAAATCAACGACCGCAGTGCGCCACAGATTGAAA AACCCAAAGGAGCTAACAGAGATGGAGGTAACCCAGCTGTTAATAAAGGTGGctctcagcagcccctgggaggTTTATTTGCTGGTGGCTTTCCTGTACTCAGACCAGCAGGCCAGAGGGACATGACAG CAGGGAAGCTCTCCGGAGGCCGAGCAGCATCCCCCAGACCCTCCGCACCGCCGAGCAGCGGCGCTGCCAAGGCGAACAGCACCCCCTCGCAGCCGGCCGAGGTTCCAAGGGCAGCTGTCCCACCGGAGCCTCCCGGCACCTCCCGAGCCGCAGCGGGAGCGGGTCCCGGGCGGCCCAGCCTGCCCGCGCCCCCTCCGCCGCCCCCCGCTTCCAGCAAGCCTTCCCTcaccttccctcctcctccccctgtgccccctccgGCCGATCGCCCTGCCAAGGGGGTGAGCCCCGGCGCTGCTCctccggccccgctccctccccCTCAGGCTGACAAACCCACCAAGCCCCAAGCAGGCGctccgcccccgccgccccctcctcctcctcccccgcTGCCCTCCGTGCCCCCCTGCGGGCTGCCGGGCAGGGCCGCCGAGGCCtctgcggccgccgccgctccggccGAGGGAAGGGACTGTCCCCCTcccgcgccgccgcctcctccgccGCCACACGGCCACCCCCCGCCCGCGAACAGGCTCTCCTTTTCCCCGTCCCCGGCCTTCAGCGGTGCCGACGTGCCCCCTCCGCTGCCCCCCAAGTCTCCCCACGTGCTGTCACAGTTCCATAAGCCGAGCAACATCCAGTCGCTGCCGCTGCCACCCACCCCCGGCCCCCCTCAGCCCGCAGCCGTGGGAGAGACCAGGAAGAAGAGACCCGGCCGAGGCGCAG gaactgGTGCTGGGAAGCTGGTCACACCTCCACAGCCACCTGCAAGATCCCCAACAACTGAACTTACAAGCAAGTCTGGAGTCTCAGCCTGGGCTACAACTCATGACCCCTACACACcacttaaaaatggaaatatgcACATCATTG ATGACTTTGAATCAAAATTTACTTTCCATTCTGTGGAAGATTTCCCTCCACCTGATGAATTCAAACCATTTCAGAAAACATATCCCAGCAAGATACCCAGAG ATCCCTCTAAAAATCCTCCATTAAGAACACACGTGAGATGA
- the WIPF3 gene encoding WAS/WASL-interacting protein family member 3 isoform X2 yields MPVPPPPPPPPPPPPPPPPSGGPPPPPPSGGPPPPPPLASSELPKLRKDEQKARNALLADIQQGTRLRKVTQINDRSAPQIEKPKGANRDGGNPAVNKGGSQQPLGGLFAGGFPVLRPAGQRDMTGKLSGGRAASPRPSAPPSSGAAKANSTPSQPAEVPRAAVPPEPPGTSRAAAGAGPGRPSLPAPPPPPPASSKPSLTFPPPPPVPPPADRPAKGVSPGAAPPAPLPPPQADKPTKPQAGAPPPPPPPPPPPLPSVPPCGLPGRAAEASAAAAAPAEGRDCPPPAPPPPPPPHGHPPPANRLSFSPSPAFSGADVPPPLPPKSPHVLSQFHKPSNIQSLPLPPTPGPPQPAAVGETRKKRPGRGAGTGAGKLVTPPQPPARSPTTELTSKSGVSAWATTHDPYTPLKNGNMHIIDDFESKFTFHSVEDFPPPDEFKPFQKTYPSKIPRDPSKNPPLRTHVR; encoded by the exons GCAAGCTCTGAGCTACCAAAATTGCGAAAGGACGAGCAGAAAGCACGAAACGCGCTCTTGGCTGATATCCAGCAGGGAACTCGCCTAAGGAAAGTGACCCAAATCAACGACCGCAGTGCGCCACAGATTGAAA AACCCAAAGGAGCTAACAGAGATGGAGGTAACCCAGCTGTTAATAAAGGTGGctctcagcagcccctgggaggTTTATTTGCTGGTGGCTTTCCTGTACTCAGACCAGCAGGCCAGAGGGACATGACAG GGAAGCTCTCCGGAGGCCGAGCAGCATCCCCCAGACCCTCCGCACCGCCGAGCAGCGGCGCTGCCAAGGCGAACAGCACCCCCTCGCAGCCGGCCGAGGTTCCAAGGGCAGCTGTCCCACCGGAGCCTCCCGGCACCTCCCGAGCCGCAGCGGGAGCGGGTCCCGGGCGGCCCAGCCTGCCCGCGCCCCCTCCGCCGCCCCCCGCTTCCAGCAAGCCTTCCCTcaccttccctcctcctccccctgtgccccctccgGCCGATCGCCCTGCCAAGGGGGTGAGCCCCGGCGCTGCTCctccggccccgctccctccccCTCAGGCTGACAAACCCACCAAGCCCCAAGCAGGCGctccgcccccgccgccccctcctcctcctcccccgcTGCCCTCCGTGCCCCCCTGCGGGCTGCCGGGCAGGGCCGCCGAGGCCtctgcggccgccgccgctccggccGAGGGAAGGGACTGTCCCCCTcccgcgccgccgcctcctccgccGCCACACGGCCACCCCCCGCCCGCGAACAGGCTCTCCTTTTCCCCGTCCCCGGCCTTCAGCGGTGCCGACGTGCCCCCTCCGCTGCCCCCCAAGTCTCCCCACGTGCTGTCACAGTTCCATAAGCCGAGCAACATCCAGTCGCTGCCGCTGCCACCCACCCCCGGCCCCCCTCAGCCCGCAGCCGTGGGAGAGACCAGGAAGAAGAGACCCGGCCGAGGCGCAG gaactgGTGCTGGGAAGCTGGTCACACCTCCACAGCCACCTGCAAGATCCCCAACAACTGAACTTACAAGCAAGTCTGGAGTCTCAGCCTGGGCTACAACTCATGACCCCTACACACcacttaaaaatggaaatatgcACATCATTG ATGACTTTGAATCAAAATTTACTTTCCATTCTGTGGAAGATTTCCCTCCACCTGATGAATTCAAACCATTTCAGAAAACATATCCCAGCAAGATACCCAGAG ATCCCTCTAAAAATCCTCCATTAAGAACACACGTGAGATGA
- the WIPF3 gene encoding WAS/WASL-interacting protein family member 3 isoform X1, which translates to MPVPPPPPPPPPPPPPPPPSGGPPPPPPSGGPPPPPPLASSELPKLRKDEQKARNALLADIQQGTRLRKVTQINDRSAPQIEKPKGANRDGGNPAVNKGGSQQPLGGLFAGGFPVLRPAGQRDMTAGKLSGGRAASPRPSAPPSSGAAKANSTPSQPAEVPRAAVPPEPPGTSRAAAGAGPGRPSLPAPPPPPPASSKPSLTFPPPPPVPPPADRPAKGVSPGAAPPAPLPPPQADKPTKPQAGAPPPPPPPPPPPLPSVPPCGLPGRAAEASAAAAAPAEGRDCPPPAPPPPPPPHGHPPPANRLSFSPSPAFSGADVPPPLPPKSPHVLSQFHKPSNIQSLPLPPTPGPPQPAAVGETRKKRPGRGAGTGAGKLVTPPQPPARSPTTELTSKSGVSAWATTHDPYTPLKNGNMHIIDDFESKFTFHSVEDFPPPDEFKPFQKTYPSKIPRDPSKNPPLRTHVR; encoded by the exons GCAAGCTCTGAGCTACCAAAATTGCGAAAGGACGAGCAGAAAGCACGAAACGCGCTCTTGGCTGATATCCAGCAGGGAACTCGCCTAAGGAAAGTGACCCAAATCAACGACCGCAGTGCGCCACAGATTGAAA AACCCAAAGGAGCTAACAGAGATGGAGGTAACCCAGCTGTTAATAAAGGTGGctctcagcagcccctgggaggTTTATTTGCTGGTGGCTTTCCTGTACTCAGACCAGCAGGCCAGAGGGACATGACAG CAGGGAAGCTCTCCGGAGGCCGAGCAGCATCCCCCAGACCCTCCGCACCGCCGAGCAGCGGCGCTGCCAAGGCGAACAGCACCCCCTCGCAGCCGGCCGAGGTTCCAAGGGCAGCTGTCCCACCGGAGCCTCCCGGCACCTCCCGAGCCGCAGCGGGAGCGGGTCCCGGGCGGCCCAGCCTGCCCGCGCCCCCTCCGCCGCCCCCCGCTTCCAGCAAGCCTTCCCTcaccttccctcctcctccccctgtgccccctccgGCCGATCGCCCTGCCAAGGGGGTGAGCCCCGGCGCTGCTCctccggccccgctccctccccCTCAGGCTGACAAACCCACCAAGCCCCAAGCAGGCGctccgcccccgccgccccctcctcctcctcccccgcTGCCCTCCGTGCCCCCCTGCGGGCTGCCGGGCAGGGCCGCCGAGGCCtctgcggccgccgccgctccggccGAGGGAAGGGACTGTCCCCCTcccgcgccgccgcctcctccgccGCCACACGGCCACCCCCCGCCCGCGAACAGGCTCTCCTTTTCCCCGTCCCCGGCCTTCAGCGGTGCCGACGTGCCCCCTCCGCTGCCCCCCAAGTCTCCCCACGTGCTGTCACAGTTCCATAAGCCGAGCAACATCCAGTCGCTGCCGCTGCCACCCACCCCCGGCCCCCCTCAGCCCGCAGCCGTGGGAGAGACCAGGAAGAAGAGACCCGGCCGAGGCGCAG gaactgGTGCTGGGAAGCTGGTCACACCTCCACAGCCACCTGCAAGATCCCCAACAACTGAACTTACAAGCAAGTCTGGAGTCTCAGCCTGGGCTACAACTCATGACCCCTACACACcacttaaaaatggaaatatgcACATCATTG ATGACTTTGAATCAAAATTTACTTTCCATTCTGTGGAAGATTTCCCTCCACCTGATGAATTCAAACCATTTCAGAAAACATATCCCAGCAAGATACCCAGAG ATCCCTCTAAAAATCCTCCATTAAGAACACACGTGAGATGA